The Lysobacter luteus genome contains the following window.
CGCCGAGAACGTCGAAAGGCTGATCGCGGATGCGGACGTGGTGCTCGACGGCGCGGACAATTTCCCGGTGCGTTACCTGCTCAACGACGCCTGCGTGAAGCTTGGCAAGCCATTGGTGTACGGGGCGGTTCATCGTTTCAATGGCCAGGTCAGCGTTTTCGATGCGGGGCGCCACCGCGGCCAGGCGCCGTGCTATCGCTGCCTGTTCCCCGAACCCCCGCCGCCGGAGGCCGCACCGAACTGCAGCGAAGCCGGCGTGCTGGGCGTGCTCCCGGGGGTCATCGGAATGCTGCAGGCAACCGAGGTCGTGAAGCTCATCCTCGGCATCGGCGAGCCGCTGGCCGGGCGGCTGCTGCAGTTCGACGCGCTGTCGATGCGCTTCCACGAGACCCGCCTGCAGGCCGATCCCGGCTGCACCGTCTGTGCACCAGGCGTACCGTTCCCCGGGTACATCGACTACCAGCAGTTCTGCGCGGGCTGACCGCAGCGCACAGGTGCGGCTGCACCTCCCGCTCACGCGACGCCCGGACCATGCGGGGATAGACGCACGGCGGAGAGTGATCGATGGCGACAACGGGATGGCGATGGGCCTGGCTGGCCGCGGCGTGCTTGGCACTGTCGCTGGTGCCCGCGGACAGGGCGTCCGCGAACTGCACGGGCGCTGCTCCCGTCCCTGCCGACACCCTCGGCGAGCGCATCGCGACAATGGCCTGCCAGGAGAGCCTGCTCTGGTACGAGCCTTTCATCAACGCGCAGGGACACCTTGCGAGCATGTCGATGACGGAAGCCGAGGCCGGTGTGCTCGCGGATGGTGCGACCCCGGCCTGGAAACGCGTCGCCGAGTACTGGCGTGGCAGCGGCCTGCTGTGGGAAATGAATGCCTTCCCGGGTGCGGGCACCTGCGCGCGGGCGGGATCACTGGCCTATCCGGCGCCGGACTGCCGCGCCTTCGTCATCGACCAGCCGTGGTCGGCGGCGTTCATTTCGTTCGTGATGGTGCGCGCGGGCGTGCCGGGGTTCCAGCCGTCTCCGCGCCACGTCGACTACGTGCGCAATGCGTACACGGAATCGGGCACCGGACCGTACCGGCTGGTCGACCCCGATAACGCCTCCCCCACGGCCGGCGACATGCTGTGCTACGTCCGCGGCGCATCGCCGATGGGGCATGCCGGCCTGCGATCCTGGCTCGCCGGCAATCCGACGGCGTCCCTGCCGATGCATTGCGAGATCGTGGTCGCCGCCGGTGGCGGCCGGCTCCAACTCGTGGGCGGCAACGTGCTGCACAGCGTGACGACGCGGATCCTTCCGCTCAACCGCGACGGCCGCATCTGGGGGCTGCCGCGCGGGACCCCGGCATGCTCGCCGGCAAACGAGGCCGGCTGCAGCTTCAACCGCCAGGACTGGGCCGCGCTGTTGAAGCTGGACCCGTCGCTGCGGCCGGTGGCGGCACCGGCGCAGGCGCTTCCCGGGCCGGGGCAGGCCGCCCCCGTGCAGTGTTGTGTGCAGTGCGTCGTCGGCTCCGGCGTACCTCGCTGCCCGGCCGGGACATCTCCACCGGTCGATCAGCGATAATGGCAGGCCGCATTGACCGCAGGCCCGCTCCTCCATGACCGACATGCCCGCCACCGCCCGCATCCTGGATGGCAAGGGCATCGCCGAGGACCTGCTCGACAATCTCAAGGCACGGGTAGCCGCCCGCGTCGCCGACGGGCGCAAACCGCCGGGCTTGGCGGTTGTGCTGGTCGGCAGCGATCCGGCTTCGTCGGTGTACGTACGCAACAAGCGCCGTGCCGCCGAGAAGGTCGGCATCCGCGCGATCGACTTCGACCTCCCCGCCGACACCGGCGACGACGAACTCCTCGCACTCATCGATCGGCTCAACGCCGATCCCGACGTGCACGGCATCCTGGTCCAGCTGCCCTTGCCCGACCGTCGCGACGCCACGGCCCTCATCCACCGGATCAGCCCTGCGAAGGATGTCGACGGCTTCCACCCGGAGAACGTGGGCCACCTGGCGCTGCGCCAGTTCGGCCTGCGTCCGTGCACGCCGCGCGGCATCACGACGCTGCTGGCCTACACCGATCGCCCGGTGCGCGGCGCCAGCGCGACCGTGGTGGGCGTTTCCAACCACGTCGGCCGGCCAATGGCCCTGGAGTTGCTGATCGCCGGCTGCACCACCACGTCCTGCCACAAGTTCACGCCGCCGGACGTGCTGGAGGCCGCCGTGCGGGGCGCCGATATCCTCGTGGTCGCCGTCGGGCGCCCGCAACTGATCCCCGGTGAGTGGGTCAAGCCCGGCGCGGTGGTGATCGACGTGGGCATCAACCGGCTCGACGACGGCCGCCTGGTCGGTGACGTCGGGTTCGAGGCGGCCTCGCGCCGGGCCAGCTGGATCACCCCGGTGCCGGGTGGGGTGGGGCCGATGACGGTCGCGACCCTGATGCAGAACACGCTGGAAGCGGCGGAGGCGGCCGACAAGGCCTCCGGCGCCTGACTGGCTGGGTTCCGGGTGGCCGGCACGCGCATGCGGGGGCTCCGAACGCGGTAGAATGACGCGCTTCATCCTCCCCGGGCCCGCCCATGTTGCGCATCCAGGCTGAAGCGCTGACTTTCGACGACGTATCGCTCGTCCCCGCGCATTCGACCGTCCTTCCGAAGGACGTCTCGCTCTCCACCCGCGTCACCCGTGACCTCACCATCCGCCTGCCGATCCTGTCGGCGGCCATGGACACCGTGAGCGAAGCCCGCCTCGCCATCACCATGGCGCAGCTTGGCGGCCTGAGCATCCTGCACAAGAACATGACGCTGGCCCAGCAGGCCGCGCAGGTGGCGCAGGTCAAGACGTTCGAGGCCGGCGTCATCAAGTCGCCGTTCACCGTCGGACCCGACACGAGCATCGCCGACGTGCTCAAGCTGACCCGCGAGCGCAATATCTCCGGCGTGCCGGTGGTCGATGGCGGGCAGCTGGTCGGTATCGTCACCAGCCGCGACATGCGTTTCGAGACGCGCCCGGAAGATCCCGTCCGCAACATCATGACCCGCAAGGAACGCCTGATCACGGTCAAGGAGGGCGCGGCCGACGACGAGGTGCTCGGCCTGCTGCACAAGCACCGCATCGAGAAGGTGCTGGTGGTCAACGACGCGTTCGAACTGCGCGGCCTGATCACGGTGAAGGACATCCAGAAGAAGTCCGACAACCCCAACGCCGCCTACGACAGCAGCGAGCGCCTGCTGGTCGGCGCCGCGGTCGGCGTCGGCGGCGACACCGAATCCCGGGTCGAGGCGCTGGCCGCGGCCGGCGTCGACGTGGTGGTGGTTGACACCGCGCACGGCCATTCGCAGGGCGTGCTCGAGCGCGTCCGCTGGGTCAAGAAGAACTTCCCGCAACTGCAGGTCATCGGCGGCAACATCGTCACCGGCGATGCCGCACTGGCCCTGATGGACCACGGCGCGGATGCGGTGAAGGTGGGCGTCGGCCCAGGCTCGATCTGCACCACCCGCATCGTTGCCGGCGTGGGCGTGCCCCAGATCACCGCCATCGACATGGTCGCCGAGGCGCTGCAGGACCGTATCCCGCTGGTCGCCGACGGCGGAATCCGCTACTCGGGTGACATCGGCAAGGCGCTGGCCGCCGGTGCGTCGACGGTGATGGTCGGCGGCCTGTTTGCCGGCACCGAGGAGTCGCCCGGCGAGACCGAGCTGTTCCAGGGCCGCAGCTACAAGAACTACCGCGGCATGGGCAGCCTGGCGGCGATGGAGAAGGGTTCCAAGGACCGCTATTTCCAGGACGCCAGCGACGCCGACAAGCTCGTACCGGAAGGCATCGAAGGCCGCGTCCCGTACCGCGGCCCGTTGCGTGGCGTGGTCCACCAACTGACCGGCGGACTGCGCGCCACGATGGGCTACGTCGGTTGCGCAACCATCGACGAGATGCGCAAGCAGCCGCAGTTTGTCCGGGTCACCAACGCCGGCACGCGCGAGAGCCACGTGCACGACGTGCAGATCACCAAGGAACCGCCGAACTACCGCGCCGGCTGACCCATGACCGACATCCATTCCGACAAGATCCTGATCCTCGACTTCGGCGCGCAGTACACGCAGCTGATCGCCCGCCGCATCCGCGAGATCGGCGTCTACTGCGAGATCTGGGCGTGGGACCACGACCCGGCGGAGATCGCCCGTTACGGCGCGAAGGGCATCATCCTCTCGGGCGGCCCGGAGTCGACCACCGTGGCGGGTGCGCCGCGGGCGCCGCAGGAGGTGTTCGACGCCGGCCTGCCGATCCTCGGCATCTGCTATGGGATGCAGACGCTGGCCGCGCAACTGGGCGGCAGCACCGAAGCCGCCGACGCGCGCGAGTTCGGCCATGCCGAAGTGGACCTCGTAGCTCACGATGCGCTGCTCGGCGGACTGTCGGACCACGGCGGCGAGCCACGCCTGAATGTCTGGATGAGCCACGGCGACCACGTCGCCACCGCGCCGCCTGGTTTCATCGTGACCGCGAAGACCGACCGGATCCCGGTCGCCGCGATGGCCGACGAGGACAAGCGCTGGTACGGCGTGCAGTTCCACCCCGAGGTCACCCACACGCTTCAGGGCCAGACCCTGCTGCGCCGCTTCGTCACCGAGATCTGCGGTTGCCAGACGCTGTGGACCGCCGCCCACATCATCGACGACCAGATCGCCCGCGTACGCGAGCAGGTCGGCGATGACGAGGTGATCCTCGGCCTGTCTGGCGGCGTCGATTCGTCAGTCGTGGCGGCACTGCTGCACAAGGCGATCGGCGAGCAGCTGACCTGCGTGTTCGTCGACACCGGCCTGCTGCGCTGGCAGGAAGGCGACCAGGTGATGGCGATGTTCGCCGAGCACATGGGCGTCAAGGTGATCCGCGTCGATGCCGCCGACCGCTACTTCAAGGCGCTCGAGGGCGTCAGCGACCCCGAGGCCAAGCGCAAGATCATCGGCAACCTGTTCGTCGAGATCTTCGAGGAAGAGTCGGGCAAGCTGAAGAACGCCCGGTGGCTCGCGCAGGGCACGATCTACCCGGACGTGATCGAGTCGGCCGGCAGCAAGACCGGTAAGGCCCATGTCATCAAGAGCCACCACAACGTCGGCGGCCTGCCCGAGCACATGAAGCTCGGCCTGGTCGAGCCGCTGCGCGAGCTGTTCAAGGACGAGGTGCGCCGGCTGGGCGTCGAGCTCGGCCTGCCGGAGACGATGGTCTACCGCCATCCGTTCCCGGGCCCGGGGCTGGGCGTGCGAATCCTGGGCGAGGTCCGGCGCGAGTACGCCGAGCTGCTCGGCAGGGCCGACCACATCTTCATCGACGAGTTGCGCAAGGCCGGTCTGTACGACAGGACCAGCCAGGCATTCGCGGTGTTCCTGCCGGTCAAATCGGTCGGCGTGGTCGGCGATGCACGCGCCTACGAGTGGGTGATCGCGCTGCGCGCGGTGGAAACCATCGACTTCATGACCGCGCACTGGGCGCACCTGCCGTACGAGTTCCTCGGCAAAGTTTCAAACCGGATTATCAACGAGTTGCGAGGAGTTTCTCGTGTCGTTTATGACATCAGCGGGAAGCCGCCCGCGACGATCGAGTGGGAGTAAAGGTGCCTGCGCGCGCCAACCGGACACCGCGCAGGGCCACGGAAACGTGGCCCTCGTCTTATCCGGCGCTGGGCCAGTAGTGGCTGTCGGGCAGGGCGCGGGCGCCGAAGATCGCCTGGCCGACGCGCACCACGGTCGCGCCTTCCTCGATCGCCAGCTCGAAATCGCCAGACATCCCCATCGACAGCTCATCGAACGACAGCCCGGCCGGGGCCTCCTGGCGCAGGCGCTCGCGCAGGTCGCGCATGCGGACGAAGCATGGACGCACCCGGTCGGCGTCGGCCGAGAACAACGCAAGCGTCATCAGCCCGCGCACCCGTAGCGACCGGAACGCCGGCAGCCCGCGCACGAACGCCGGCACGTCCGCCGGTGCCAGCCCGAACTTGCTTTCCTCGCCCGAACTGTTGACCTGCACCAGCACGTCCAGCGAGCGACCTTCCGCCTGCAGCCGCCGGTCCAGCGCCTCGGCCACGCGCACGCTGTCGAGCGCCTGGAACTCGTCGGCAAAACGGGCCACCAGCTTCGCCTTGTTGGTCTGCAGGTGGCCGATCACCGACCACCGCACGCCCGGCAGGTCCGCCATCGCCTCGGCCTTGTGCGCGGCTTCCTGCACCTTGTTCTCGCCGAATTCGCGGCAGCCCGCCTCCCATGCCAGCCGCATACGGGCCTCGTCGACGGTCTTGCTGACCGGCAGCAGGCGCACCGTGGCGGGATCACGGCCGGCGCGCTGGCAGGCCGCCCCGATGCGACCGCGGATCGCCGCCAGGTTGGCGCGGAACTCTTCGACGGTGGACGCGTGGCGTGCGGCGGGCGGGGCAGGCTTGTCGGGCATACGGCGATTGTAAGCGCGGGGTTGCTATCCTGCCGGCCCGCCACCGCCGTGATGCCTGTGGACCCGCCGATTCCACCGACCGCCATTGATGAGCACTGGATGCGCCACGCCCTGGAACTGGCGCGCCAGGCCGAGCAGGAGGACGACGAGATCCCGGTCGGCGCGGTGCTGGTGTCGGTCGACGGCGAGGTGCTCGGCGAAGGCTGGAACCGCAACATCACCGAGCACGATCCCACCGCGCACGCCGAAGTCGTCGCGATGCGCCAGGCCGGCCGCCATGTCGGCAACCATCGCCTGCTCGGCGCCACGCTCTACATCACCCTGGAGCCGTGCGCGATGTGCGCGATGGCGATGGTCCACGCCCGCGTCGCGCGGGTGGTGTTTGGCGCGTTCGACCCGAAGACCGGCGCCGCCGGCAGCGTGTTCGACCTGCTGGCCGATCCGCGCCACAACCACCGGGTCGAGGTGCGCGGCGGTGTGCTTGGTGACGAGGCGGGGCGGATGCTCGGCAACTATTTCCGCCGCAAGCGCGGCAAGCCGCCGCTTTGACCGGCCTCAGGACGTGCGGCGCACCCGCGCGCGGGTGTGCGAGCGGTCCATCTCCTCGTTGAGGATCGCCAGCGCAATCGTCGATTCGCGCGACAGCAGCAGGCTGGATGCGAACAGCCCCAGCACCCCGAGTATCGCGAACGCCGTCGGCAGCAGACCGGCCGGCGACGGCAGGAACGCATCCAGCACCACCATCAGGCTGGTGGCGACGAAGAAGCTCAGCGACAGGTAGAGCATCTGGTTCGCGCGCAGGATCAGCCCGCTGCGGCGGCGCTGGCGGGTCACGCGGTGGTCCAGCCACTGCAGTTCGGCCTCGTCGGTGGCCTGCTCCATTTCCTTCATCAGCTGGCGCAGCCGGTCGACCACCCGCGCCAGGCGGTTGCTCGCCGAGATCAGCAGCGAGCCGGTCGCCGTCAGGAAGAAGGCGGGCGCGAGCATCGCGGTCAGGACGGCGTACTGGGAGTCGGTCGGAATCACGGGTGCGGCGGCGCGGCTGTGGCGGGAGGGCGTGGGATATCATGCCGCTTCACGTGGGAGACGGCGAGCGATGGGCACAAGGACAGGCAACGAGCAGCGGCTGATCTGGATCGATCTGGAAATGACCGGGCTCGATACCGACAACGATTCGATCCTCGAGATCGCCACCGTCGTGACCGACGCCAACCTCGAAGTGCTCGCCGAAGGCCCGGAGCTGGCCATCCGCCATCCGCTGCAGCGGCTGGAGGCGATGGACGACTGGAACCGCAACCAGCACCGGAAGTCCGGCCTGTGGGCACGGGTGCTGGAAGAGGGCGTGTCGATGGCCGAAGCCGAGCAGCGGACGCTGGCGTTCCTGGCGCAGTGGGTGCCGGCCAAGGCCTCGCCGATCTGCGGCAACTCGATCTGCCAAGACCGCCGCTTCCTGCACCGGGAGATGCCGCGGCTGGAGCAGTACTTCCATTACCGCAACCTCGACGTCAGCACCCTCAAGGAACTGGCCCGGCGCTGGGCGCCGGAGGTGCTGGCCGGGGTCGGCAAGGAGGCCAGGCACACCGCACTCAGCGACGTGCACGACTCGATCGCCGAGCTGAGGCATTACCGCTTCTTCATGGGCCGGCTCGGCGGGATGGAGCCGGCGGAACTCTGACCGCCGGCCGTCCTGCGGGACTCAGCTTCGCGGGGACTCCGCGCCGCCATCGCCCATGGCCGTGGCGGTGTCGGCGCCATGGCGGTACACGTGCACGTCGCGCTGCGGATACGGGAAGCTGATCCCGGCCGCGTCGAAGGCCTTCTTGATGCTCTCGTTGAGGTGCACCTTCACCGCGAACCAGTCGCCGTTGGCGGTGTGGCAGCGGACGCCGAGGTTGACGCTGTTTTCGGCCAGCTCGTAGACCACCACGTCGGCGGCCGGTTCGGCCAGCACGCGGTTGTCGGCGTTGATGATGTCCATGATGATCGCGCGGGCCTGGTCGATGTCGTCGTCATAGCCGATGCCGATCACCAGCTCGACCCGGCGGCGCACGTCGGGTGTCGAGTTGATGATCGAATCCGACGTCACCAGGCTGTTGGGCAACACGATGGTCTGGTTGTCGGCGCCGCGCAGGCGGGTCTGGAAGATGCTGATCGACTCGACGGTGCCACCTTCGCCGTTGATGTTCACCACGTCGCCGACGCGGAACGGCTTGAGCGCGACCAGCATCACGCCCGAGGCGATGTTGGACAGCGAGTCCTTCAGCGCCAAGCCGATCGCCAGGCCGGCTGCACCGAGCACTGCGATCATCGATGTCATCGGCACGCCGACCACCTGCAACGCGGCCAGCACCAGCACGATGGTCAGCACCACCGTCGAGACCTTGCACAGGAACTGCAGGGCGGTCGCGTCCAGCTCGGTGCGGGCGAGGGCGCGGTCAATGAGCTTGACCAGCCACGCGACGATGTAGCGGCCGACCAGGAACAGCATCAGCGCGAGCGCGAACCGGATGCCGAGGCCGATCAGCGCCTCGCTCCATTCGCCCGCGCGGGCGTAGTCGATCCAGCTCAGGCTGCGGTCGGGCATGTGGCCTCCATCGGGTTCCGGAAGTACGAAGCCCCGCATGGGCGGGGCTTCGTGTTTGCCGCGATGGTGCCGCTGCGGGCGTTATCGGCCCGTCATGCTCAACCGGCCTTCGCCTTGGCCAGCCGCAGCCAGGTGTCCACCACGGTGTCGGGATTGAGCGACACCGACTCGATGCCCTGGTCCATCAGCCACTCGGCGAGGTCGGGGTGGTCGCTGGGGCCCTGGCCGCAGATGCCGACGTACTTGCCCTTCTCGCGGGCGGTCCGGATCGCCATCGCCAAGAGCTTCTTGACCGCCGGGTCGCGCTCGTCGAAGAGGTGGGCGACGATGCTGGAATCGCGGTCCAGGCCGAGGGTCAGCTGGGTCAGGTCGTTGGAGCCGATCGAGAAGCCGTCGAAGATCTCCAGGAACTCCTCGGCCAGCAGCGCGTTGGACGGGACCTCGCACATCATGATGATCTTCAGCCCGTCCTTGCCCTGCTCGAGACCGTTCTCGCGCAGCACCTCGACCACCCGGCGGCCTTCGTCCAGGGTGCGCACGAACGGGATCATCACCCAGCAATTGGTCAGGCCCATCTCCTGGCGGACCTTGAGCACCGCGCGGCACTCCAGTGCGAACGCCTCGGCGAAGCTTGGATCGACGTAGCGGCTGGCGCCGCGGAAGCCGATCATCGGGTTCTCCTCGTGCGGCTCGTAGCGGCTGCCGCCGATGAGGTTGGCGTACTCGTTGGACTTGAAGTCGCTCAGGCGCACGATCACCGGGTTCGGCGCGACCGAGGCGGTGATGGTCGCGATGCCTTCGGCAAGACGGTCGACGTAGAAATCCACCGGGTTGCCGTAGCCGGCGATGCGCTCGTCGATCTTCTTCTTCGTCGCCGCGTCCTGCTGGTCGTACTCCAGCAGGGCCTTGGGGTGCACGCCGATGTGGCTGGCGATGATCATCTCCAGCCGCGCCAGGCCGACGCCGGCGTTGGGCAGCATCGCGAAGTCGAACGCACGCTCCGGGTTGGCAACGTTCATCATCACCTTGAGCGGTGCCGGAGGCATGTGCTCCAGGTCGGCGGTGTGGCGCTCGAAGGGCAGGGCGCCGTCGTAGATGAAACCGGTGTCGCCTTCGGCGCAGCTGATGGTGACCATCTGGCCGTCCTGGATCGCATCCAGCGCGTTGCCGGTGCCGACCACGGCCGGTACGCCCAGCTCGCGCGCGATGATCGCGGCATGGCAGGTGCGACCACCACGGTTGGTGACGATGGCGGCCGAGCGCTTCATCACCGGCTCCCAGTCCGGGTCGGTCATGTCGGCGACGAGCACGTCGCCGGGCTGCACGCGCGCCATGTCGTCAAGCGAGCGCACCACCCGGGCGACGCCGCTGCCGATCTTCTGGCCGATCGCGCGGCCCTCGCAGACCACCGGGCCACGCTCGCCGAGCTGGTAACGCTCGATCTGGGTCGCCTTGGCGCGTGACTTAACCGTCTCGGGGCGCGCCTGGACGATGAAGAGCTTGCCGCTGACGCCGTCCTTGGCCCACTCGATGTCCATCGGACGCTGGTAGTGCTTCTCGATGGTGAGTGCCTGCCGGGCCAGCTCGTGCACGTCCTCGTCGGAGATCGAGAAGGCGTTGCACAGTTCGGCCGGCGTGTCCTCGGTGCGCACGCGCTCGCCGGGCTGGTCGGAGTAGACCATCCGCAGCTGCTTGGCGCCTATCGAGCGGCGCAGGATCGCCGGCCTGC
Protein-coding sequences here:
- the guaB gene encoding IMP dehydrogenase, whose product is MLRIQAEALTFDDVSLVPAHSTVLPKDVSLSTRVTRDLTIRLPILSAAMDTVSEARLAITMAQLGGLSILHKNMTLAQQAAQVAQVKTFEAGVIKSPFTVGPDTSIADVLKLTRERNISGVPVVDGGQLVGIVTSRDMRFETRPEDPVRNIMTRKERLITVKEGAADDEVLGLLHKHRIEKVLVVNDAFELRGLITVKDIQKKSDNPNAAYDSSERLLVGAAVGVGGDTESRVEALAAAGVDVVVVDTAHGHSQGVLERVRWVKKNFPQLQVIGGNIVTGDAALALMDHGADAVKVGVGPGSICTTRIVAGVGVPQITAIDMVAEALQDRIPLVADGGIRYSGDIGKALAAGASTVMVGGLFAGTEESPGETELFQGRSYKNYRGMGSLAAMEKGSKDRYFQDASDADKLVPEGIEGRVPYRGPLRGVVHQLTGGLRATMGYVGCATIDEMRKQPQFVRVTNAGTRESHVHDVQITKEPPNYRAG
- the ppsA gene encoding phosphoenolpyruvate synthase; translation: MNENILWLHALRLNDLARVGGKNSSLGEMIGNLANLGVSVPGGYATTAEAFKDFIAHNDLHQRIFDRLASLDVEDVGALTRAGGEIRGWVIDAPLQPALDKDIRDAYRQLCAENGGGDVAVAVRSSATAEDLPDASFAGQQETFLNVTGEDDVVLKVKEVFASLYNDRAIAYRVHHGFKHEDVFLSAGVQLMVRSDVGASGVLFTLDTESGFRDVVFITSSYGLGEMVVQGAVNPDEFYVYKPTLAQGRPAILRRSIGAKQLRMVYSDQPGERVRTEDTPAELCNAFSISDEDVHELARQALTIEKHYQRPMDIEWAKDGVSGKLFIVQARPETVKSRAKATQIERYQLGERGPVVCEGRAIGQKIGSGVARVVRSLDDMARVQPGDVLVADMTDPDWEPVMKRSAAIVTNRGGRTCHAAIIARELGVPAVVGTGNALDAIQDGQMVTISCAEGDTGFIYDGALPFERHTADLEHMPPAPLKVMMNVANPERAFDFAMLPNAGVGLARLEMIIASHIGVHPKALLEYDQQDAATKKKIDERIAGYGNPVDFYVDRLAEGIATITASVAPNPVIVRLSDFKSNEYANLIGGSRYEPHEENPMIGFRGASRYVDPSFAEAFALECRAVLKVRQEMGLTNCWVMIPFVRTLDEGRRVVEVLRENGLEQGKDGLKIIMMCEVPSNALLAEEFLEIFDGFSIGSNDLTQLTLGLDRDSSIVAHLFDERDPAVKKLLAMAIRTAREKGKYVGICGQGPSDHPDLAEWLMDQGIESVSLNPDTVVDTWLRLAKAKAG
- a CDS encoding YggS family pyridoxal phosphate-dependent enzyme, with the protein product MPDKPAPPAARHASTVEEFRANLAAIRGRIGAACQRAGRDPATVRLLPVSKTVDEARMRLAWEAGCREFGENKVQEAAHKAEAMADLPGVRWSVIGHLQTNKAKLVARFADEFQALDSVRVAEALDRRLQAEGRSLDVLVQVNSSGEESKFGLAPADVPAFVRGLPAFRSLRVRGLMTLALFSADADRVRPCFVRMRDLRERLRQEAPAGLSFDELSMGMSGDFELAIEEGATVVRVGQAIFGARALPDSHYWPSAG
- the folD gene encoding bifunctional methylenetetrahydrofolate dehydrogenase/methenyltetrahydrofolate cyclohydrolase FolD, which produces MTDMPATARILDGKGIAEDLLDNLKARVAARVADGRKPPGLAVVLVGSDPASSVYVRNKRRAAEKVGIRAIDFDLPADTGDDELLALIDRLNADPDVHGILVQLPLPDRRDATALIHRISPAKDVDGFHPENVGHLALRQFGLRPCTPRGITTLLAYTDRPVRGASATVVGVSNHVGRPMALELLIAGCTTTSCHKFTPPDVLEAAVRGADILVVAVGRPQLIPGEWVKPGAVVIDVGINRLDDGRLVGDVGFEAASRRASWITPVPGGVGPMTVATLMQNTLEAAEAADKASGA
- a CDS encoding DUF2721 domain-containing protein; protein product: MIPTDSQYAVLTAMLAPAFFLTATGSLLISASNRLARVVDRLRQLMKEMEQATDEAELQWLDHRVTRQRRRSGLILRANQMLYLSLSFFVATSLMVVLDAFLPSPAGLLPTAFAILGVLGLFASSLLLSRESTIALAILNEEMDRSHTRARVRRTS
- the guaA gene encoding glutamine-hydrolyzing GMP synthase — translated: MTDIHSDKILILDFGAQYTQLIARRIREIGVYCEIWAWDHDPAEIARYGAKGIILSGGPESTTVAGAPRAPQEVFDAGLPILGICYGMQTLAAQLGGSTEAADAREFGHAEVDLVAHDALLGGLSDHGGEPRLNVWMSHGDHVATAPPGFIVTAKTDRIPVAAMADEDKRWYGVQFHPEVTHTLQGQTLLRRFVTEICGCQTLWTAAHIIDDQIARVREQVGDDEVILGLSGGVDSSVVAALLHKAIGEQLTCVFVDTGLLRWQEGDQVMAMFAEHMGVKVIRVDAADRYFKALEGVSDPEAKRKIIGNLFVEIFEEESGKLKNARWLAQGTIYPDVIESAGSKTGKAHVIKSHHNVGGLPEHMKLGLVEPLRELFKDEVRRLGVELGLPETMVYRHPFPGPGLGVRILGEVRREYAELLGRADHIFIDELRKAGLYDRTSQAFAVFLPVKSVGVVGDARAYEWVIALRAVETIDFMTAHWAHLPYEFLGKVSNRIINELRGVSRVVYDISGKPPATIEWE
- the orn gene encoding oligoribonuclease produces the protein MGTRTGNEQRLIWIDLEMTGLDTDNDSILEIATVVTDANLEVLAEGPELAIRHPLQRLEAMDDWNRNQHRKSGLWARVLEEGVSMAEAEQRTLAFLAQWVPAKASPICGNSICQDRRFLHREMPRLEQYFHYRNLDVSTLKELARRWAPEVLAGVGKEARHTALSDVHDSIAELRHYRFFMGRLGGMEPAEL
- a CDS encoding mechanosensitive ion channel family protein; translated protein: MPDRSLSWIDYARAGEWSEALIGLGIRFALALMLFLVGRYIVAWLVKLIDRALARTELDATALQFLCKVSTVVLTIVLVLAALQVVGVPMTSMIAVLGAAGLAIGLALKDSLSNIASGVMLVALKPFRVGDVVNINGEGGTVESISIFQTRLRGADNQTIVLPNSLVTSDSIINSTPDVRRRVELVIGIGYDDDIDQARAIIMDIINADNRVLAEPAADVVVYELAENSVNLGVRCHTANGDWFAVKVHLNESIKKAFDAAGISFPYPQRDVHVYRHGADTATAMGDGGAESPRS
- a CDS encoding DUF2272 domain-containing protein, yielding MATTGWRWAWLAAACLALSLVPADRASANCTGAAPVPADTLGERIATMACQESLLWYEPFINAQGHLASMSMTEAEAGVLADGATPAWKRVAEYWRGSGLLWEMNAFPGAGTCARAGSLAYPAPDCRAFVIDQPWSAAFISFVMVRAGVPGFQPSPRHVDYVRNAYTESGTGPYRLVDPDNASPTAGDMLCYVRGASPMGHAGLRSWLAGNPTASLPMHCEIVVAAGGGRLQLVGGNVLHSVTTRILPLNRDGRIWGLPRGTPACSPANEAGCSFNRQDWAALLKLDPSLRPVAAPAQALPGPGQAAPVQCCVQCVVGSGVPRCPAGTSPPVDQR
- the tadA gene encoding tRNA adenosine(34) deaminase TadA — encoded protein: MPVDPPIPPTAIDEHWMRHALELARQAEQEDDEIPVGAVLVSVDGEVLGEGWNRNITEHDPTAHAEVVAMRQAGRHVGNHRLLGATLYITLEPCAMCAMAMVHARVARVVFGAFDPKTGAAGSVFDLLADPRHNHRVEVRGGVLGDEAGRMLGNYFRRKRGKPPL